One genomic segment of Balneolaceae bacterium includes these proteins:
- a CDS encoding 2-oxoacid:acceptor oxidoreductase subunit alpha: MTETVLTPEMKKVVVRFSGDSGDGMQLTGDMFSQSSGIAGNDLTTIPDFPAEIRAPQGSIGGVSSFQIQIGGTEIYTPGDDVDVLVVMNPAALAANLKFLKSGGVIIADKDNFNSRNLKKANFDENPLEDSTLKDYFVIEAPATSLTKEALKNLGLKMNEITRSKNMFALGVVLYLFSRPLDKTIDFIEKKFIKKPTLVEANKLALNAGYNFAHSTELIGQSVHIPPAKLPKGTYRNIDGNKAVAWGLLAAAEKSGRKLSLSSYPITPASEILHEISARKDMGAIVLQAEDEIAAVTAAIGAAFSGNLSATTTSGPGVSLKSEAMGLAVIAEIPLVIVNVQRAGPSTGLPTKTEQADLNQALYGRHGEAPMVVMAASSPDDCFHYSYKAAKIAMEHVTPVLLLSDSYLSSGTSPWRIPEKEEWEEINIPRFKGTPDEWEPYMRQPEFLNRYWMVPGDKGFEHRIGGLEKKEITGNLTYEPLNHEKMTKIREEKIQRIAKKLPKQKVIGADSGKLLIVGWGSTYGAINTAVTELIENGEEDIGFTHFNYINPLPENTEEILGNYDQILVCEVNNGQFVNYLRSKFYQYSFKQFNKIQGQPFFTSEIKAEIINLLSE, encoded by the coding sequence ATGACTGAAACAGTTTTAACTCCTGAGATGAAGAAAGTCGTAGTTCGATTTTCCGGCGACTCTGGAGACGGCATGCAATTAACCGGAGACATGTTTTCTCAATCTTCCGGTATTGCGGGTAACGATTTAACAACTATTCCTGATTTCCCTGCTGAAATCAGGGCTCCCCAGGGAAGTATCGGAGGCGTATCCAGTTTTCAGATCCAGATCGGAGGTACTGAGATCTATACTCCCGGTGATGATGTGGATGTTTTGGTTGTGATGAACCCGGCAGCTCTGGCGGCAAATTTAAAATTTCTGAAATCGGGCGGGGTAATCATAGCGGATAAGGATAACTTCAATTCCCGAAATCTAAAAAAAGCCAATTTCGATGAAAATCCACTCGAGGACAGTACACTCAAAGACTATTTTGTAATTGAAGCTCCGGCTACATCTCTTACCAAAGAGGCTTTGAAAAATCTCGGCCTTAAGATGAATGAGATTACACGCAGCAAAAACATGTTTGCTCTCGGTGTAGTTCTGTATCTGTTTAGCAGGCCTCTTGATAAAACCATAGACTTTATCGAGAAAAAGTTCATTAAAAAACCAACGTTGGTAGAAGCCAATAAACTTGCATTAAATGCAGGTTATAATTTTGCGCACAGTACTGAACTTATTGGGCAATCTGTTCATATACCACCGGCTAAACTGCCAAAAGGCACCTATCGGAATATCGATGGTAATAAAGCAGTTGCATGGGGACTCCTGGCAGCAGCAGAGAAAAGCGGCAGAAAACTATCCTTAAGCTCTTACCCGATAACACCTGCTTCCGAAATTCTGCATGAAATTTCGGCCCGCAAGGATATGGGGGCAATTGTACTTCAGGCGGAAGATGAAATTGCTGCTGTTACCGCTGCAATTGGAGCCGCATTTAGTGGAAATCTCTCAGCTACAACCACATCAGGGCCGGGAGTATCCCTAAAATCCGAAGCGATGGGCCTTGCGGTAATTGCAGAAATACCACTTGTAATTGTTAATGTACAACGCGCCGGGCCTTCAACCGGACTGCCTACAAAAACAGAACAGGCCGACCTTAATCAAGCTCTCTATGGGCGCCACGGAGAAGCTCCTATGGTTGTAATGGCTGCAAGCTCTCCCGATGATTGTTTTCATTATAGCTATAAAGCTGCAAAAATTGCTATGGAACATGTTACACCCGTTCTTTTACTTTCAGATTCATATCTGTCGAGCGGAACAAGTCCATGGAGAATTCCGGAAAAAGAGGAGTGGGAAGAGATTAATATTCCAAGATTTAAAGGGACTCCAGATGAATGGGAACCTTATATGCGTCAGCCGGAATTCTTAAACCGATACTGGATGGTTCCGGGCGACAAAGGCTTTGAACATCGAATTGGGGGGCTGGAAAAGAAAGAGATAACCGGTAACCTGACGTATGAGCCGCTGAATCATGAGAAAATGACGAAAATAAGGGAGGAAAAAATTCAGCGAATCGCAAAGAAACTTCCAAAACAAAAAGTAATCGGAGCAGATTCGGGTAAATTATTAATTGTGGGGTGGGGAAGCACTTATGGTGCTATCAATACAGCCGTTACAGAATTGATAGAAAACGGAGAAGAGGATATTGGTTTCACTCACTTCAACTACATTAATCCACTTCCTGAAAATACAGAAGAAATTTTAGGTAACTATGATCAGATTTTAGTCTGCGAGGTCAATAATGGACAGTTTGTAAATTATTTGCGATCAAAGTTTTATCAATATTCGTTTAAACAGTTTAATAAAATCCAGGGACAACCCTTCTTCACTTCAGAAATAAAAGCTGAAATTATAAATCTATTATCGGAGTAG
- a CDS encoding 2-oxoacid:ferredoxin oxidoreductase subunit beta, producing the protein MQVETVKKNDQNQLTRKDFKSDQSVRWCPGCGDHLILATMQKAFAKMGTKKENILSISGIGCSSRITYYLDTYGIHSIHGRAIAVSTGAKLANPDLNVWVFTGDGDSMAIGGNHFIHACRRNIDLNVVVFNNKIYGMTKGQSSPTTPIGQKTKTAPEGSYDNPFNIGEIAIGAGATFYARVPDNDLKLLEDVMLQAHQHKGISIIEVLQNCVIFTDGIHEQITSKDSKDENQVVLKHGEPIRFGKEEMEGLKINGMRLEKTSADDTIIHDAEEADTNMHLSLTRLKLPDFPVATGVIRKVKSEPYEKRVHDVIADQKNRTEFKSVEDLFHSGNTWVIN; encoded by the coding sequence ATGCAGGTAGAAACAGTTAAAAAGAACGATCAAAACCAACTGACCAGAAAAGATTTTAAAAGCGATCAATCGGTTCGATGGTGTCCGGGGTGTGGCGATCATTTGATTCTGGCAACAATGCAGAAAGCATTTGCCAAAATGGGTACAAAAAAAGAAAATATACTCAGTATTTCGGGGATTGGGTGCTCATCGCGAATCACCTATTATCTTGATACATATGGTATACACTCCATTCATGGACGAGCGATTGCCGTTTCTACCGGGGCAAAACTGGCTAATCCAGATTTGAATGTTTGGGTATTCACAGGAGATGGCGATTCAATGGCCATTGGCGGCAATCATTTTATCCACGCATGCCGAAGAAATATCGATCTGAATGTGGTTGTCTTTAACAACAAGATTTACGGCATGACGAAAGGCCAGTCTTCTCCTACAACTCCCATCGGCCAAAAAACCAAAACCGCACCTGAAGGCAGTTATGACAATCCGTTTAATATTGGAGAAATAGCAATCGGGGCAGGAGCTACATTTTATGCCCGTGTTCCTGATAACGATCTGAAATTACTTGAAGACGTTATGCTGCAAGCTCATCAACACAAAGGGATTTCCATTATTGAAGTACTGCAAAACTGTGTGATTTTTACGGATGGAATTCATGAACAGATCACCAGCAAAGATTCTAAAGATGAAAATCAGGTTGTTCTTAAGCATGGAGAGCCGATACGGTTTGGCAAAGAAGAGATGGAAGGACTAAAAATTAATGGTATGCGGCTTGAAAAAACATCGGCAGATGATACAATTATACATGATGCAGAAGAAGCGGATACAAACATGCATCTGTCATTAACCAGGTTAAAATTACCTGATTTTCCTGTAGCAACCGGAGTAATCCGTAAGGTTAAATCCGAACCTTATGAGAAAAGAGTTCATGATGTAATAGCCGATCAAAAAAACAGAACTGAATTTAAAAGTGTTGAGGATCTATTCCATAGCGGTAATACCTGGGTAATCAATTAG